One Sulfolobus sp. S-194 DNA segment encodes these proteins:
- a CDS encoding DUF3800 domain-containing protein, with amino-acid sequence MYLVYIDESRRDYENRVVLGGIVIYEKYIQHVNSIFANVILNEISSIIDKHMISSDDLTIHMKDFVNEKDTLRKLLRRIGIKHSQIVEIKRRIIFNIARELSGMKKEEVFAAAARVEKRLTLNLKYKLAFKFILERIAMNVKYDEPILVVFDTPGKDFKASEIYETYRK; translated from the coding sequence ATGTATTTAGTTTACATTGATGAGAGTAGAAGAGATTATGAAAATAGAGTAGTTCTAGGTGGGATAGTAATTTATGAGAAATACATTCAGCATGTGAATAGCATATTCGCAAATGTGATTTTAAATGAGATCAGTAGTATAATCGATAAGCATATGATAAGCTCTGATGATTTAACAATACACATGAAGGATTTTGTGAATGAGAAGGATACGCTAAGGAAATTATTGAGAAGAATTGGCATTAAACATAGTCAAATTGTAGAAATTAAAAGGCGCATCATATTTAACATTGCGAGAGAGCTTAGTGGGATGAAGAAGGAAGAAGTTTTCGCAGCAGCTGCTAGGGTAGAAAAACGTTTAACGCTGAATTTAAAATACAAATTAGCTTTTAAGTTCATTCTTGAAAGAATAGCAATGAACGTTAAGTATGATGAACCTATTCTGGTGGTTTTTGACACACCGGGGAAGGATTTTAAAGCTAGTGAAATTTATGAGACGTATAGGAAATGA